A genomic stretch from Gammaproteobacteria bacterium includes:
- a CDS encoding phosphatidylglycerophosphatase A — protein MSILASISPKLLRNPLHLLSLGFGSGLAPVAPGTFGTLAAIPLYLLIAQLALPYYLAIVVLGFAAGMYLCRYTSATLGVHDHGGIVWDEFVGFWITMIAVPVTWQWIVAGFVLFRVFDIVKPWPVKIADKKMKGGFGIMFDDVLAGLYALGCLQFALYLLV, from the coding sequence ATCAGCATTTTGGCTAGCATTTCGCCGAAATTGTTACGTAACCCGTTACACCTGTTGTCGCTGGGTTTTGGTTCGGGCCTTGCCCCGGTTGCTCCGGGAACATTCGGTACTCTCGCGGCGATCCCGCTTTACTTGTTAATTGCGCAGCTGGCCTTGCCATATTACCTGGCAATCGTGGTGCTTGGATTTGCCGCAGGCATGTACTTGTGCCGGTACACCAGTGCCACGCTAGGAGTGCACGATCATGGGGGTATTGTCTGGGATGAGTTTGTCGGTTTCTGGATTACGATGATAGCAGTGCCGGTTACCTGGCAGTGGATAGTGGCCGGTTTTGTGCTATTTAGAGTATTCGATATAGTCAAACCCTGGCCGGTGAAAATTGCGGATAAAAAGATGAAAGGTGGTTTCGGAATAATGTTCGACGATGTGCTCGCTGGTTTATATGCCCTGGGCTGCCTGCAATTCGCGCTGTATCTGCTGGTTTAG
- a CDS encoding TIGR02281 family clan AA aspartic protease: protein MKFPQFILAALLILSMGLSLAADAEVRVIALFYDKALLQVGDKQKIVKKGETFEGVLLESASGRGAVVVIDGNRLKLGLNQSIAGNFKKPDRSSMKIYPDSLGMYYVKGAINGQPTRFLVDTGATFVTMSGRKARSLKIDYLRGIRSTAQTAAAIVPVFQIKLESVSIGGIRLPNVDATVIAGDQPVDVLLGNSFLQHTRMQKAGSVLEIRQRF from the coding sequence ATGAAGTTCCCACAATTTATCCTGGCAGCTTTATTGATACTGAGCATGGGTCTTTCCCTGGCGGCTGATGCCGAAGTCAGGGTAATCGCGCTGTTTTACGATAAGGCATTATTGCAGGTTGGCGACAAACAAAAGATCGTAAAAAAGGGTGAAACTTTCGAGGGCGTACTATTGGAGTCCGCATCCGGGCGAGGAGCGGTGGTAGTCATCGACGGTAACAGGTTAAAACTTGGCCTGAATCAGTCAATCGCGGGAAACTTTAAGAAACCTGATCGCTCCAGCATGAAAATATATCCCGATTCGCTGGGGATGTATTACGTCAAAGGGGCTATTAATGGACAACCAACACGCTTTCTGGTCGACACGGGTGCGACCTTTGTCACCATGAGTGGCAGAAAAGCCCGCAGTCTCAAAATTGATTATCTCAGAGGTATACGCAGTACCGCGCAAACTGCTGCTGCTATCGTGCCAGTCTTTCAGATCAAGCTTGAATCGGTGAGTATTGGTGGTATCAGGTTGCCCAATGTCGATGCGACGGTAATTGCGGGGGACCAACCCGTCGATGTTTTACTCGGCAACTCTTTTCTGCAGCATACCCGGATGCAAAAAGCAGGTTCCGTGCTCGAGATCAGGCAGCGTTTCTAG